The genomic window GCCAGGCCGAGGGCCCGGTTCCGGCGCCGGATCTCCTCGATGTCGGCGGTGCTGTCGTGCATCAGGACGATGCCGCGGCCGACGCGCCCGATGGCCTCCAGGCAGGCGCCCGCGCAGGCCTCCGCCGGGCGGTCGTCTCGCCAGAAGCCCACGTCCAGGCCGTCGACGTCCCGGCCGATCGGGCCGGGGTAGCGCGGGGCCAGGGGCGATCGATTCAGCGGCGCCGCCACGTTGGACTCCGCCCGGCCGCAGAGCCACCAGTCGCCGTACGGGGCGTGGAAGAACGTGACGGGCCCGTCGACGTGCGGGCGGATCGCGGCGTCCGTCCTGGCGAGCTGCTCGTGGGCATCTCCCCCGCGCTCGACGAAGGCGTGTCTCGACGCATGATCATACGTATGATTCGCCACCAGGTGCCCGAGCGACCGGAGCCCGGCCAGGATGTCCGGGTGCCGCTCGGCGGCCCTCCCGACGGCGAAGAACGCGGCGCGGATGCCCTCGGAGTGGAGGTACGCGCCGAGGTCCGCGGTCCGGGGGCCCGGCCCGTCGCGCGGGCCCTCGCCGCGGCCGGGGCCGTCGTCATAGGTCAGGCAGAGCGTACCCGGGGGCAGACCGGCACAAAGTATATTTATATTAGCGCTACTATGATTGCATCTCCAGCAACCGAAGCCCCCGCTCGACGTCCGTCGGGACGGGCCGCCGCCGCCCAAATGCCCAGGGCATGCCCGACATCGTCCCCGCGAGGCTGCGCGAGGATTCCCGGGAGAGCGGCCGGCGCCGGGCGGCCTCGATCGTCTTCTTTAGGGCCACCGGGACCGGCCGTCGGAGCCAGGCGAACCAGAGGGCATTGCGGGTCATGGCGCCCCGGCGGCCGGAGGGGTCCCGGCTGCGGGACGGGTGGTGGTGGACGACGAACTCGGGCGCATAACAGAGCTGCCAGCCCCGGGAGGCCAGGTCGACGGCCAGCAGCTCCTCCTCGCCGCCGATGAAGAAGCGGTCTCGAACCCCCCGGCCTCGAGGTACGCCGAACGCCGGACCACGGAGGCCCCCGCGAGGAAGCCCAGCAGGAAAGGCCCGGGCATACCCGGCCCGCGGGGCAGGGGGCTCCGCTCCAGGACCGAGCAGATGGCATCCTCCCTGTCCTCGGGCCCGACGAGGACGCGGGCGGTGACCACCGCAAGCCGGGGCGACGCGTCCATCAGGTCGGCGGCCCTCCGCAGGCATCCCGGCTCCCACCAGGTGTCGTCGTCGCAGAATGCGAC from Aquisphaera giovannonii includes these protein-coding regions:
- a CDS encoding polysaccharide deacetylase family protein, encoding MGGGGPSRRTSSGGFGCWRCNHSSANINILCAGLPPGTLCLTYDDGPGRGEGPRDGPGPRTADLGAYLHSEGIRAAFFAVGRAAERHPDILAGLRSLGHLVANHTYDHASRHAFVERGGDAHEQLARTDAAIRPHVDGPVTFFHAPYGDWWLCGRAESNVAAPLNRSPLAPRYPGPIGRDVDGLDVGFWRDDRPAEACAGACLEAIGRVGRGIVLMHDSTADIEEIRRRNRALGLARALIPELRRRGYRFVRLDEIPRVASMCRGAGTHVGLPRPASGMPGGP
- a CDS encoding glycosyltransferase is translated as MRRVDSPYVAFCDDDTWWEPGCLRRAADLMDASPRLAVVTARVLVGPEDREDAICSVLERSPLPRGPGMPGPFLLGFLAGASVVRRSAYLEAGGFETASSSAARRSCWPSTWPPGAGSSVMRPSSSSTTTRPAAGTPPAAGAP